A region of Mesotoga infera DNA encodes the following proteins:
- a CDS encoding Asp-tRNA(Asn)/Glu-tRNA(Gln) amidotransferase GatCAB subunit C — translation MKKRTHTCGELRASDTGKTVTINGWVDRIRDLGGIKFIQVRDRYGITQVVFDPQEEELYSQALKLGNEFCITVTGSVRERPDDAINRRLPTGEIEIVASEMELLSDAEVPPIYINIDEESSEEMHLRYRYLDLRRPKMQRNMLTRHRFVQAVREYLNKNG, via the coding sequence TTGAAGAAGAGAACGCACACATGTGGCGAATTGAGGGCTTCCGACACGGGCAAGACAGTGACTATTAATGGCTGGGTTGACCGTATAAGGGATCTTGGTGGAATAAAGTTCATTCAGGTTAGAGATAGATATGGTATTACCCAGGTTGTCTTTGATCCTCAAGAAGAGGAGCTTTACAGCCAGGCCCTTAAACTTGGAAACGAGTTTTGCATCACGGTAACCGGATCGGTAAGAGAGAGGCCGGACGATGCGATAAATCGGAGACTGCCCACAGGAGAGATTGAGATTGTCGCTTCTGAAATGGAGCTTCTCTCGGACGCTGAAGTGCCGCCGATTTACATAAATATCGATGAAGAGTCTTCCGAAGAGATGCATCTTCGTTACAGGTATCTCGATCTAAGACGTCCCAAAATGCAGCGAAACATGCTGACCCGGCACAGATTCGTTCAGGCCGTGAGGGAATACTTGAACAAGAATGGGTT
- a CDS encoding S-layer protein, producing the protein MKMKLLLASLLILGLALTSAVAAVNYVDVSSNHWAYDAVMKLSDLGILTGIVQADGRTYFNGNDPLTRYQTAVMLKKTLDYVELNFAMQGTVPQVGAVDGTVMSRLEALELALTDSTGRLIDTMDLQLRITALENRIASLGISTNGSVSQSTVESLRQQIMKFVEDLSLTTKKLDTLAGDVQNVQNSMSSLSVMESKVNDAVRRVDTLSGNISTIQSSLSSNVRALSTLDSTVRSLSNSLSDYDAKLSTITNRASTNAMEIASIKEAMTTMSGDVLSVRDLQNKIASLEIQIANVKLPAEATSKLDELSARVNTIASDYAKIGELQNYVTKTDLKANLNLYAGIDELAKVKNSNEVLIKDIETLRKDLSSETGIIKGDIGNLQRSINAINEIVTIHENELASVKSSVSTVSSLRSDLTALNSKFNALTDQQAKDFTANQASLADLEARMNESMDMLNASVEASLSKISLGMDTVNTQLGKNESEIKALKTRTDSLESRLNTTVVNLERYLKIADLETQPVIVNLSDRVAEINTATIDAATKQDVEALQKKTSPWLILSTVSSLAALGISIWVLIASGII; encoded by the coding sequence TTGAAAATGAAACTTTTACTTGCCTCACTGCTTATTCTCGGTCTGGCACTCACTTCAGCAGTAGCTGCCGTTAATTATGTTGACGTCAGTTCAAATCACTGGGCGTACGACGCGGTGATGAAACTATCTGACCTGGGTATTTTGACGGGAATTGTACAGGCTGATGGCAGGACTTACTTCAACGGTAACGATCCTCTGACAAGATATCAAACAGCTGTGATGCTCAAGAAGACTTTGGATTACGTAGAACTGAATTTCGCAATGCAAGGAACTGTACCGCAAGTTGGCGCGGTAGACGGAACTGTAATGTCGCGGCTTGAAGCTCTCGAGCTTGCATTGACAGATTCCACCGGTAGACTTATCGACACCATGGATCTTCAACTGAGAATAACGGCTCTGGAAAACAGAATCGCTTCACTTGGCATCTCGACCAACGGAAGCGTATCTCAGAGTACCGTAGAATCTCTTAGACAGCAAATCATGAAATTTGTCGAAGATCTTTCCCTCACGACAAAGAAACTCGACACTCTTGCCGGCGACGTCCAGAATGTTCAGAATAGCATGTCGAGTCTTTCTGTCATGGAATCGAAGGTAAACGACGCAGTCAGGAGAGTCGACACGTTGAGCGGAAACATCAGTACAATACAGAGCTCTCTCTCCTCTAATGTAAGAGCGCTCTCTACTCTGGATTCCACTGTAAGGTCACTATCCAACTCTCTCAGCGACTATGACGCGAAGCTCAGCACAATAACAAACAGAGCTTCCACAAACGCGATGGAGATCGCATCAATCAAAGAGGCGATGACAACAATGTCCGGCGACGTCTTGAGTGTGAGAGATCTTCAGAATAAGATAGCTTCTCTCGAGATCCAGATTGCTAATGTGAAACTCCCGGCTGAAGCGACCAGCAAGCTAGACGAGCTTTCGGCGAGAGTTAACACGATTGCTTCGGACTACGCGAAGATCGGAGAGCTGCAGAATTATGTCACGAAGACTGATCTAAAGGCCAATCTTAACCTTTATGCGGGCATAGATGAACTTGCTAAAGTCAAGAACAGCAACGAAGTACTCATAAAGGACATTGAGACCCTCAGGAAGGACTTATCATCCGAAACGGGAATCATCAAGGGCGACATAGGAAATCTGCAGAGAAGCATCAATGCAATAAACGAGATTGTGACTATTCATGAGAACGAGCTTGCTTCTGTGAAGTCCTCTGTAAGCACGGTGTCTTCCCTCAGAAGCGATCTGACCGCGCTGAATTCTAAGTTCAACGCTCTCACAGACCAGCAAGCAAAGGATTTCACAGCCAATCAGGCAAGTCTTGCAGATCTCGAGGCTCGAATGAATGAGAGCATGGATATGCTCAACGCCTCAGTCGAAGCAAGTCTTTCCAAAATTTCGCTTGGAATGGATACTGTGAATACGCAGCTTGGCAAGAATGAAAGCGAAATCAAAGCGCTCAAGACGAGAACGGATTCACTGGAATCAAGGCTGAACACTACGGTTGTCAATCTTGAAAGATACCTCAAGATCGCTGATCTTGAAACTCAGCCCGTGATCGTCAATCTCTCTGATAGAGTTGCCGAGATAAACACCGCGACAATCGATGCGGCCACGAAGCAGGATGTTGAGGCTCTTCAGAAGAAGACTTCACCCTGGTTAATACTCTCTACGGTAAGTTCGCTTGCTGCGCTGGGTATCTCTATCTGGGTTCTTATTGCCTCAGGCATAATATAG